In Bradyrhizobium guangdongense, the sequence AGCATCATGTTCTGGCGCTGGCTCAGCGAGCTCTCGCTGTCGGGACTTTCGATCGGAATGCTGCTGAGATCGCTCGGATTCAACGTGCACTCGCCAGCAAGTCCGGCGGGCCAGATCTGATATCAGCTCCGCCGCTCGCGCACGGAGCCTTCCTGCGCCACGGAAGCGACCAGCGTGCCGTCGGGTTTGAAGATCGAGCCGCGGGTCAGGCCGCGGCCGCCGCGCGCGCTCGGTGAATCCTGCGCGTAGAGCAGCCATTCGTCGGCGCGGAACGGGCGGTGAAACCACATCGCGTGGTCGAGGCTCGCCGGCATCATCCGCTTGTCGAACAGCGTGCGGCCATAGCGCGCCATGATGGCATCGAGCAGCGAGAAGTCCGACGCATAGGCCAGCGCGCACATGTGCAGCGCCGGGTCGTCAGGCAGGGTCGCCGCCGTCTTGATCCAGACATGGATGCGACCGTCCTCGATCTTCTGGCCGAAATAGCGGCCGAGCTCGACCGGACGCAGCTCGATCGGCCGATCGGATTCGTAATAGCGGCGGATGAACTCGGGCATCTCGCGGAACATCGGCTGCTTCGCCACCTCCTCCGCCGTGAGCTTCTCCGGCGGCGGCACGTCGGGCATCTTGTCCTGGTGGTCGAACGCGCTCTCCTCCTCGGCGTGGAACGACACCATGATCGAGAAGATGGCGTTGCCGTGCTGGATCGCGGTGACACGGCGCGTCGAATAGCTCTTGCCGTCGCGCAGGCGCTCGACCTGGTAGATGATCGGGATCTGCGGATCGCCCGGCAGGATGAAATAGCAGTGCAGCGAATGCGGCAGCCGGCCCTCGACCGTGCGGCACGCCGCCACCATCGCCTGTCCGATCACCTGGCCGCCGAACACCCGCTGCCAGCTCGTCTTCGGGCTGTTGCCGCGGAACAAATTCACCTCGAGCTGCTCGAGGTCGAGGATCGAAATCAGGTCGATCAGGCTTTTGGACATCGTGGTGCTTTCTTGCGGTCACGCCGGCGCGAATACTCGCCCCGGAATGGCACATGAGCAGGTCTTTGGGCCGTTCCGCCCTTGTTTCACCGCACTGTTTCGCCCACCTCAAGTCTGCTAGCAAGGCCAAGAATTGATCGGGAAGCTTGGTATGTCGGTACAGGGTCACATTGTCATTGGCGGCGGCGCGTTTGCGGGCCTGGCGCTGGCGCTCGCGTTGCGTCAGGGGCTGGGACCCGAGATTCCCGTCATCGTCGCCGACCCCGCGCTCGCCACGCGGCCGAGCCGCGATCCCCGCGCGACCGCGATCGTCGCGGCCTGCCGCCGCCTGTTCGAGGCGCTCGGCGCCTGGGATGGCGTCAAGGGCGAGGCGCAGCCGATCCTCGACATGGTCGTCACCGATTCCAAGCTGGAGGACGCGACGCGTCCGGTGTTCCTGAACTTCGCCGGCGATGTCGCGCCCGGCGAGCCCTTCGCGCATATGGTCGAGAACCGCCGCCTGATCGATGCGCTGCTCGCTCGCGCCGAGGCTGAAGGCATCGATCTCCGCGCCACGACCGTGTCGTCTTACGACGCGCGTGCCGAGAGCATCGACGTCACGCTCGGCGATGGCAGCGTCATCGCGGCGAGTTTGCTGGTAGCGGCCGACGGCGCCAAGTCGAAGCTGCGCGAGCGCGCCGGCATCGCCACCCATGGCTGGGACTACGATCAATCCGGCATCGTCGTCACGGTCGGCCATGAGCGCGATCATGAGGGCCGCGCCGAAGAGCATTTTCTGCCCGCAGGTCCGTTCGCGATCCTGCCGCTCACGGGAAAGCGCTCTTCGCTGGTATGGACCGAGCGTCGCAGTGAAGCCGCGCGCATCATCGCGCTCAGCGACGAGGAGTTTCACGGCGAGCTCGAGCAGCGTTTTGGTTTGCATCTCGGCGAGATCAAGGCGCTCGACAAGCCGCGCGCGTTCCCGCTGTCCTATTTCGTCGCGCGCTCCTTCATCGCCGAGCGCCTCGCGCTGGTCGGCGATTCCGCGCATGTCATTCACCCGATCGCGGGACAGGGCCTCAACATGGGGCTGAAGGATGTCGCGGCGCTGGCCGAAGTCGTGGTCGATGCGGCGCGGCTCGGCATGGATCTCGGCGGCGCAGATGTGCTGGAGCGCTACCAGCGCTGGCGCCGCTTCGACACCATGGCGATGGGCGTCGCCACCAACTCGCTGAACTTCCTGTTCTCGAACCAGTCGACGCTGCTGCGCACGGTGCGCGATATCGGCCTCGGCCTCGTCGACCGCACGCCGCCGCTGAAGAACCTCTTCATCCGCCAGGCCGCCGGCCTCACGGGCGAAATTCCGCGGCTGCTGAAGGGCGAGGCGCTGTAGGCCAAGCTGACGCTCCAGCCTCCGCGCGTCGTCCCGGCCTATGCCGGGACGACGGCGAGAGTGTTGCGCGTCATCGCGCAACAACCCTCAATCGATCTTCCGCGCCTCTTCCGGCAGCATGATCGGAATGCCGTCTCGGATCGGATAAGCGAGCTTGGCGCTCCGTGAGATCAGCTCCTGCCTGGCGGAGTCGAATTCCAGCGGGCCCTTGGTCAGCGGGCAGACCAGGATCTCCAGCAGTTTCGGGTCGACGCTGTTTTCGGGACGTTCGGTCGGCGCGTTCATGGGGGTCTCCGGCAATCGGCTGGCTGTAGCATAGAAAAATGCCGCCGCCCATGACGGGCTACGCGGAGAGCATGTCGAGAATCTCGTCGAGCAGGCCCTGAAGTCGCGCCGGTGGCACCGGCGTGCCCGACAGCGCGAAGCCGAGAAACGTCCAGTATAGGAGCTGCGCGCGGGCCCGGGCGGTGGTCGCGGAAAAACCGCGGCGCTGCAGCAGCGCCTCGATATAATCCAGCCTGCGGCGATCGATGGCTCGGACCGCCGTCTGCGCCGCCGGATCGAATGCCGCCCAGTTGCGCACCGCGCGCTCCAGGTCGAGCCGGGCCCCAAAGCTCCTGCGCAGCAGCGCCTTCAGCGGCTCGCCGCCAACGGCTTCGACGCCGGCGATGATCTCCTCGGCGGCGATCTCGCGCCAGCGCTTCAGTACGGCCGCGTGGAACGCGCCGAGATCGGCAAAATGCCAGTAGAAGCTGCCGCGGGAGACCCCCAATGCCTTAGCCAATGGATCGGCCTTCAGCGCCGTGAAGCCGCTCCTGGCGAGCGCCTTGAGT encodes:
- the tesB gene encoding acyl-CoA thioesterase II: MSKSLIDLISILDLEQLEVNLFRGNSPKTSWQRVFGGQVIGQAMVAACRTVEGRLPHSLHCYFILPGDPQIPIIYQVERLRDGKSYSTRRVTAIQHGNAIFSIMVSFHAEEESAFDHQDKMPDVPPPEKLTAEEVAKQPMFREMPEFIRRYYESDRPIELRPVELGRYFGQKIEDGRIHVWIKTAATLPDDPALHMCALAYASDFSLLDAIMARYGRTLFDKRMMPASLDHAMWFHRPFRADEWLLYAQDSPSARGGRGLTRGSIFKPDGTLVASVAQEGSVRERRS
- a CDS encoding ubiquinone biosynthesis hydroxylase, whose protein sequence is MSVQGHIVIGGGAFAGLALALALRQGLGPEIPVIVADPALATRPSRDPRATAIVAACRRLFEALGAWDGVKGEAQPILDMVVTDSKLEDATRPVFLNFAGDVAPGEPFAHMVENRRLIDALLARAEAEGIDLRATTVSSYDARAESIDVTLGDGSVIAASLLVAADGAKSKLRERAGIATHGWDYDQSGIVVTVGHERDHEGRAEEHFLPAGPFAILPLTGKRSSLVWTERRSEAARIIALSDEEFHGELEQRFGLHLGEIKALDKPRAFPLSYFVARSFIAERLALVGDSAHVIHPIAGQGLNMGLKDVAALAEVVVDAARLGMDLGGADVLERYQRWRRFDTMAMGVATNSLNFLFSNQSTLLRTVRDIGLGLVDRTPPLKNLFIRQAAGLTGEIPRLLKGEAL
- a CDS encoding TetR/AcrR family transcriptional regulator, producing MTEQLSADDWIKQGLKALARSGFTALKADPLAKALGVSRGSFYWHFADLGAFHAAVLKRWREIAAEEIIAGVEAVGGEPLKALLRRSFGARLDLERAVRNWAAFDPAAQTAVRAIDRRRLDYIEALLQRRGFSATTARARAQLLYWTFLGFALSGTPVPPARLQGLLDEILDMLSA
- a CDS encoding Trm112 family protein, coding for MNAPTERPENSVDPKLLEILVCPLTKGPLEFDSARQELISRSAKLAYPIRDGIPIMLPEEARKID